A window from Streptomyces sp. NBC_00271 encodes these proteins:
- a CDS encoding sensor histidine kinase yields the protein MSSPGTGGALRRLRGAYRRTRLGTRLALGIGVLSLVVFAVVGTALTTYMKEYLERQLGEQMKLVQVTQSKDAQAHGIVQRRPYYGWFTAVYDVQGRTAVLRKPADVPADTAELTAVAQALPDGGDAHLLRTAHIAGEGTYKLRACEVEPGVVLVTAAPMQDMQATVRQLITVQVVTFALALLGLVVIGRTVLRRGLKPFSDMAHTARGITSHNLTGSAGLEVRAGGGRGGPEVEELRTAFNTMLEHIDDALAVRTEAEQRLRRFVADASHELRTPLMSVRGYADLFQYAAANEPEEREKHLARLRAEAARMGVLLDDLLLLARLDAAEAETPLRLEDADLTELAREAADAFRAGRGEHVLSVTAGPDPVRLRLDPLRIRQVLDNLLTNAAMHTPAGTKVRLEVSATGAGQAVRVGSSGTAVVRVSDSGPGIPAADQERVFDRFYRVDKARSRDRGGSGLGLAVARSLVRAHGGTIEVTSRPGSTTFTIRLPLPPALP from the coding sequence GTGAGCAGCCCCGGGACCGGCGGTGCGCTGCGCCGTCTGCGGGGCGCCTACCGCCGCACACGCCTGGGCACCCGGCTGGCCCTCGGCATCGGCGTGCTGTCCCTCGTCGTGTTCGCCGTCGTCGGCACGGCCCTGACGACGTACATGAAGGAGTACCTCGAACGTCAGCTCGGCGAGCAGATGAAGCTCGTCCAGGTCACCCAGTCCAAGGACGCCCAGGCGCACGGCATCGTCCAGCGGCGGCCCTACTACGGCTGGTTCACCGCCGTGTACGACGTCCAGGGCCGCACGGCGGTCCTGCGCAAGCCCGCCGACGTCCCCGCCGACACCGCCGAACTCACCGCCGTCGCCCAGGCGTTGCCGGACGGAGGTGACGCGCACCTGCTGCGCACCGCGCACATCGCGGGGGAGGGCACGTACAAACTGCGTGCCTGCGAGGTCGAACCCGGCGTCGTCCTCGTCACCGCGGCGCCCATGCAGGACATGCAGGCCACCGTGCGGCAGCTGATCACGGTCCAGGTCGTCACCTTCGCGCTCGCCCTGCTCGGGCTCGTCGTGATCGGCCGGACGGTCCTGCGGCGCGGGCTGAAGCCCTTCAGCGACATGGCCCACACCGCCCGCGGCATCACCTCGCACAACCTCACCGGCTCGGCGGGGCTGGAGGTGCGGGCCGGGGGCGGGCGCGGTGGACCCGAGGTCGAGGAACTGCGCACCGCGTTCAACACCATGCTGGAGCACATCGACGACGCGCTCGCCGTCCGCACCGAGGCCGAGCAGCGACTGCGCCGGTTCGTCGCGGACGCCTCGCACGAGCTGCGTACGCCCCTGATGTCGGTACGCGGCTACGCGGACCTCTTCCAGTACGCGGCCGCCAACGAGCCCGAGGAACGCGAGAAGCACCTGGCCCGGCTGCGTGCCGAGGCCGCCAGGATGGGCGTACTCCTCGACGACCTGCTCCTCCTCGCCCGCCTGGACGCCGCCGAGGCGGAGACCCCGCTGCGGCTGGAGGACGCGGACCTGACGGAACTGGCGCGGGAGGCCGCGGACGCCTTCCGCGCCGGGCGAGGGGAGCACGTGCTGTCCGTGACGGCCGGCCCCGACCCGGTGCGCCTGCGCCTGGACCCCCTGCGTATCCGGCAGGTCCTCGACAACCTGCTCACCAACGCCGCCATGCACACCCCGGCGGGGACGAAGGTGCGCCTGGAGGTGTCGGCCACGGGGGCGGGGCAGGCGGTGCGCGTCGGCTCGTCCGGCACGGCGGTCGTGCGGGTCTCCGACTCCGGGCCCGGGATCCCGGCCGCCGACCAGGAACGGGTCTTCGACCGGTTCTACCGTGTCGACAAGGCCCGTAGCCGCGACCGCGGCGGCAGCGGGCTGGGCCTCGCGGTCGCCCGCTCACTGGTGCGGGCCCACGGCGGCACCATCGAGGTGACCAGCCGCCCCGGCTCGACGACGTTCACGATCCGGCTCCCCCTCCCGCCCGCGCTCCCGTGA
- a CDS encoding alpha/beta fold hydrolase, producing MSGNTTPTALLVHGAFADAASWSGVIAELQNHGIPVVAPPNPLRSLASDAAYIASVAAQIDGPVVLVGHSYGGAVITVAGTAQNVVGLVFVAAYVLEEGESLGELQGRFPDSPLGSSLKQATYPVEGGDPAVEVTIVPEAFPAVFAADVPADVTKVLAVAQRPLAAGAFTETATAAAWKTKPSWALVAAADQAINPEVERFGAKRAGATIVEVEGASHAVAVSRPKLVADLIRDAVRATG from the coding sequence ATGTCCGGGAACACCACCCCCACCGCCCTGCTCGTGCACGGTGCCTTCGCCGACGCCGCCAGCTGGTCCGGCGTCATCGCGGAACTGCAGAACCACGGCATTCCCGTCGTCGCGCCGCCGAACCCGCTGCGCTCCCTCGCCTCCGACGCCGCGTACATCGCCTCGGTGGCCGCGCAGATCGACGGCCCCGTCGTGCTGGTCGGCCACTCCTACGGCGGCGCGGTCATCACCGTCGCGGGCACCGCGCAGAACGTGGTCGGCCTGGTCTTCGTGGCGGCGTACGTCCTCGAGGAGGGCGAGAGCCTGGGCGAGTTGCAGGGGCGCTTCCCCGACTCGCCGCTGGGCAGCAGCCTGAAGCAGGCCACGTATCCGGTCGAGGGCGGTGACCCGGCCGTCGAGGTCACCATCGTCCCCGAGGCGTTCCCGGCCGTCTTCGCCGCGGACGTCCCCGCCGATGTCACCAAGGTGCTGGCGGTCGCCCAGCGTCCGCTCGCCGCCGGGGCGTTCACGGAGACGGCCACCGCCGCCGCGTGGAAGACCAAGCCGTCCTGGGCCCTGGTCGCCGCCGCGGACCAGGCGATCAACCCCGAGGTCGAGCGCTTCGGCGCGAAGCGTGCGGGAGCGACGATCGTGGAGGTCGAGGGCGCCTCGCACGCCGTCGCGGTGTCCCGGCCGAAGCTGGTCGCCGACCTGATCCGCGACGCGGTCCGCGCGACCGGCTGA
- a CDS encoding alpha/beta hydrolase, whose translation MSDAVEPVKPVLEPAAAAFAEATANPPYLFDLAPAEGRKAVDEVQSGEIEMPDIDEEWVTVPGGPTGSVRARIVKPAGVTGILPVILYIHGAGWVFGNAHTHDRLVRELAVGAEAAVVFPEYDLSPEARYPVAIEQNYTVARWVVQQGASKGLDGSRLAVAGDSVGGNMTAALTLMAKERGDVPLLQQVLFYPVTDANFDTGSYHQFATGYFLRRDGMQWFWDQYTTDEADRAQITASPLRATTEQLTGLPPALVITGEADVLRDEGEAYAGKLREAGVPVTAVRFQGIIHDFVMLNTLRGTHAAEAALTMATRTLHTALHAG comes from the coding sequence ATGTCCGACGCCGTAGAGCCGGTCAAGCCTGTACTGGAACCGGCAGCCGCCGCCTTCGCGGAAGCCACCGCCAATCCGCCGTACCTGTTCGACCTCGCGCCTGCGGAGGGTCGCAAGGCCGTCGACGAGGTGCAGTCCGGCGAGATCGAGATGCCGGACATCGACGAGGAGTGGGTCACCGTCCCGGGCGGTCCGACGGGCAGCGTCCGGGCCCGGATCGTCAAGCCCGCCGGCGTCACCGGCATCCTCCCGGTGATCCTCTACATCCACGGCGCGGGCTGGGTGTTCGGCAACGCCCACACCCACGACCGCCTGGTCCGCGAACTGGCCGTCGGCGCCGAGGCCGCGGTGGTCTTCCCCGAGTACGACCTCTCGCCCGAGGCCCGCTACCCCGTCGCCATCGAGCAGAACTACACGGTCGCCCGGTGGGTCGTGCAGCAGGGCGCGTCCAAGGGCCTGGACGGCAGCCGCCTCGCGGTGGCCGGCGACTCCGTCGGCGGCAACATGACCGCCGCGCTGACCCTGATGGCCAAGGAGCGCGGCGATGTCCCGCTGCTCCAGCAGGTCCTGTTCTACCCGGTCACCGACGCGAACTTCGACACCGGCTCCTACCACCAGTTCGCCACCGGCTACTTCCTGCGCCGCGACGGCATGCAGTGGTTCTGGGACCAGTACACGACCGACGAGGCCGATCGCGCCCAGATCACCGCCTCCCCGCTGCGCGCCACCACCGAGCAGCTCACCGGCCTGCCCCCGGCCCTGGTCATCACCGGCGAGGCCGACGTCCTGCGCGACGAGGGCGAGGCCTACGCGGGCAAGCTGCGCGAGGCCGGCGTGCCCGTCACCGCCGTCCGCTTCCAGGGCATCATCCACGACTTCGTGATGCTCAACACCCTGCGCGGCACCCACGCCGCCGAGGCCGCGCTGACGATGGCCACCCGCACGCTGCACACCGCGCTGCACGCGGGCTGA
- a CDS encoding helix-turn-helix domain-containing protein — protein sequence MPMGLDIVVSGTAPAELPGAGRPYPARRAHRLVARDSGEYLFVGIRGAADVRGAAGVRGGNGAHGPGQPEDVFLGPGDICFYDAHGPATLDFPERFRMKVFLVPYESLGLDAADVARLAGTPVPRVSRLGSLLSPFLSELADTASSSLPPVGELLAWNAVNVLATLATERLNRDATATPDARTPLRARILEFIDLHLTDENLSPETIAGAHHISARYLHRLFQDEGTTVGRWIQRRRLEECRRDLMIRARGGRTIAAVANRWGFMSATHFSRVFRAAYGMSPSEWRDTVGRATPTGRR from the coding sequence ATGCCCATGGGCCTCGACATCGTCGTCTCGGGCACGGCGCCCGCGGAGCTGCCCGGGGCGGGCCGGCCCTACCCGGCCCGGCGGGCACACCGGTTGGTCGCCCGGGACAGCGGCGAGTACCTCTTCGTAGGCATACGGGGCGCGGCAGACGTACGAGGTGCGGCAGGCGTGCGAGGCGGGAACGGCGCGCACGGTCCGGGGCAGCCCGAGGACGTCTTCCTCGGGCCGGGAGACATCTGCTTCTACGACGCGCACGGTCCGGCGACGCTCGACTTCCCCGAGCGTTTCCGCATGAAGGTGTTCCTCGTGCCGTACGAGTCGCTCGGGCTCGACGCGGCCGATGTGGCCCGGCTCGCGGGGACACCGGTACCCCGTGTGTCCCGGCTGGGCAGCCTGCTGTCACCGTTCCTGTCGGAACTCGCCGACACGGCCTCCTCGTCCCTGCCGCCGGTCGGCGAGCTGCTCGCCTGGAACGCCGTGAACGTGCTGGCCACCCTCGCCACCGAGCGGCTGAACCGGGACGCCACCGCGACGCCCGACGCCCGGACGCCACTGAGGGCCCGGATCCTGGAGTTCATCGACCTGCACCTGACCGACGAGAACCTCTCCCCCGAGACGATCGCCGGGGCCCATCACATCTCCGCGCGCTATCTGCACCGGCTCTTCCAGGACGAGGGCACCACGGTCGGCCGGTGGATCCAGCGGCGCCGGCTCGAGGAGTGCCGCCGGGACCTGATGATCCGGGCCCGGGGCGGTCGGACCATCGCGGCGGTGGCCAACCGCTGGGGGTTCATGAGCGCCACCCACTTCAGCCGGGTCTTCCGGGCCGCGTACGGCATGTCGCCCAGCGAATGGCGGGACACCGTCGGCCGCGCCACGCCCACCGGCCGCCGCTGA
- a CDS encoding AfsR/SARP family transcriptional regulator: protein MAEFDEVMRIEVMRFEVLGPLRVRRAERELDLGFPQQRALLGLLMVRAGRPVQVSEIVEVLWASRPPASAPNVVRRYVGALRRLLEPGLPPRAPGRRLSRRTGAYLLDAEPDEIDLLRFRELTLRGRRAVATGRPEVAVRQFVGALGEWRGPVAMGLPASARAHALFRAVEHELVLTTRMAADAALLCGTAGLVLPSLRRAVELEPLDESLHARLVMVLAACGLQAEALTAYEEVRRRLAAELRVAPGTELSEAHTRVLRQEVRASAPPAHRPVRTALSEPVKPLARPAQLPPGLTVFAGRSEELGKLTALAGTAASSGSPGTILVSGMAGVGKTASVVHWAHEVAHRFPDGQLYVELRGHDTAARPAPEPVEALRGLVAALGAPPRHLPDDVAALTNLYRELLTDRRVLVVLDDAARTEHVRPLLPTAPGCLAVVTSRDRLPGLIASGARPLRLELPSAADARATLALRVGHRRSAAEPEATEEIIDRCGRLPLALAIVAARAVSRPDFPLAALAAELRAAHGSLDAFTGVGGTADARAAFAASHRSLPPGDARLFCLVALHPGPGIAADTVAGLAGLSPREARPILGRLADAHLVCEDAPGRYTVHTLLRAFAAELAEADEADATEPLSLPRHSF, encoded by the coding sequence ATGGCAGAGTTCGACGAGGTGATGCGGATCGAGGTGATGCGGTTCGAGGTGCTGGGCCCGTTGCGGGTCCGGCGGGCCGAGCGGGAACTCGATCTGGGGTTCCCGCAGCAACGCGCCCTCCTGGGGCTGCTCATGGTGCGGGCGGGGCGGCCGGTGCAGGTGAGCGAGATCGTGGAGGTGCTCTGGGCGAGCCGTCCGCCGGCCAGCGCCCCGAACGTGGTGCGCCGCTACGTCGGTGCGCTGCGGCGGCTGCTCGAACCGGGGCTGCCGCCCCGGGCGCCCGGCCGCCGTCTGTCGCGCCGCACCGGTGCCTACCTCCTGGACGCGGAGCCGGACGAGATCGATCTGCTGAGGTTCCGCGAGCTCACCCTGCGGGGCAGGCGGGCGGTCGCCACCGGTCGGCCCGAGGTGGCGGTACGGCAGTTCGTCGGGGCCCTCGGCGAGTGGCGCGGGCCGGTGGCGATGGGGCTCCCCGCGTCGGCTCGCGCGCACGCCCTGTTCCGCGCCGTGGAGCACGAACTCGTGCTCACCACACGGATGGCGGCCGACGCGGCCCTGCTGTGCGGCACGGCGGGCCTCGTGCTGCCGAGCCTGCGCCGGGCCGTCGAACTGGAGCCCCTGGACGAGTCCCTGCACGCCCGGCTCGTGATGGTGCTGGCGGCCTGCGGACTGCAGGCCGAGGCGCTGACGGCGTACGAGGAGGTACGGCGCCGACTGGCCGCGGAGTTGCGGGTCGCCCCGGGCACCGAGCTGAGCGAGGCCCACACCCGGGTCCTCCGTCAGGAGGTGCGCGCGTCCGCGCCCCCGGCGCACCGACCGGTCAGGACAGCGCTGTCCGAACCGGTGAAACCCCTTGCCCGGCCCGCCCAGTTGCCGCCCGGCCTGACGGTCTTCGCCGGTCGGAGTGAGGAACTCGGGAAGCTGACCGCCCTCGCCGGGACGGCGGCGTCCTCCGGTTCGCCCGGGACGATCCTGGTCAGCGGAATGGCGGGCGTCGGGAAGACCGCGTCGGTCGTGCACTGGGCCCATGAGGTCGCACATCGGTTCCCGGACGGTCAGCTCTACGTCGAGCTGCGCGGCCACGACACGGCCGCCAGGCCCGCGCCTGAACCCGTGGAGGCGCTGCGCGGGTTGGTGGCGGCACTCGGAGCACCGCCCCGGCACCTCCCGGACGACGTGGCCGCGCTCACGAACCTCTACCGCGAGCTGCTGACGGACCGCCGGGTCCTCGTCGTGCTCGACGACGCCGCCCGCACCGAGCACGTACGTCCGCTGCTGCCCACCGCCCCGGGCTGTCTGGCCGTGGTCACCAGCCGTGACCGGCTGCCCGGTCTGATCGCCTCCGGGGCCCGGCCGCTGCGTCTGGAACTCCCCTCCGCCGCCGACGCCCGCGCCACACTGGCCCTGCGCGTCGGCCACCGCCGGTCGGCCGCCGAGCCCGAGGCGACCGAGGAGATCATCGACCGCTGCGGCCGGCTGCCGCTGGCCCTGGCCATCGTGGCCGCGCGCGCCGTCAGCCGCCCCGACTTCCCGCTGGCCGCCCTCGCCGCCGAACTCCGCGCCGCGCACGGGAGCCTCGACGCCTTCACGGGCGTGGGCGGGACGGCCGACGCCCGCGCCGCGTTCGCCGCGTCCCACCGGTCGCTGCCGCCCGGCGACGCCCGGCTGTTTTGCCTCGTGGCGCTGCACCCCGGCCCCGGCATCGCGGCGGACACCGTCGCCGGCCTCGCCGGTCTGTCGCCCCGGGAGGCCCGGCCGATCCTCGGCCGTCTCGCCGACGCCCATCTCGTGTGCGAAGACGCGCCGGGCCGCTACACCGTGCACACCCTGCTGCGCGCGTTCGCCGCCGAGCTCGCGGAGGCCGACGAGGCCGACGCGACGGAGCCCCTGTCACTCCCGCGTCACTCTTTTTGA
- a CDS encoding helix-turn-helix domain-containing protein — MIDSVMPRDTAPVRRLFRLPDTTDDAFLHLGLHVQGSVSVTRGGTQVFLAPGDLVFHDPARRDHLRFSGPCRLTVFRVPRGHLGVPPSDLHRVMGRRLRGDEGVGALVSHFLSSLAAETDFRGSRTGHRLARSAVDLVAVLVMQLLGEETPDTSDVGAETVSRIQAFIEERLTDPDLSPESIALAHHISVRYLHKLFQQEGTTVGQWIRRRRLEACRRELGRSGNRRPSVAAVAQRWGFTSPSHFSRTFRDAYGMSPSAWQSSTR, encoded by the coding sequence ATGATCGACTCGGTGATGCCGCGCGACACCGCACCGGTCCGTCGTCTCTTCCGGCTGCCGGACACGACCGACGACGCGTTCCTGCACCTGGGCCTGCACGTCCAGGGCTCGGTCTCGGTGACACGGGGCGGCACCCAGGTGTTCCTGGCCCCCGGCGACCTGGTGTTCCACGATCCGGCCCGGCGTGACCACCTGCGTTTCAGCGGCCCTTGCCGGCTGACGGTCTTCCGGGTGCCCCGCGGTCACCTGGGGGTGCCGCCCTCGGACCTGCACCGGGTCATGGGCCGGCGCCTGCGGGGCGACGAGGGCGTCGGCGCGCTGGTGTCCCACTTCCTCTCGTCGCTCGCCGCCGAGACTGACTTCCGCGGGTCGAGGACGGGCCACCGGCTCGCCCGCTCCGCCGTCGACCTCGTCGCCGTGCTCGTCATGCAACTCCTCGGCGAGGAAACCCCCGACACGTCGGACGTCGGTGCCGAGACGGTGTCCCGGATCCAGGCCTTCATCGAAGAGCGTCTGACGGATCCGGATCTGTCACCGGAGTCGATCGCGCTCGCCCACCACATCTCCGTCCGCTACCTGCACAAGCTCTTCCAGCAGGAGGGCACCACGGTGGGCCAGTGGATACGGCGGCGCAGGCTGGAAGCGTGCCGGCGCGAGCTGGGCCGGAGCGGGAACCGCAGGCCGAGCGTGGCCGCCGTGGCGCAGCGCTGGGGGTTCACCAGCCCCTCGCACTTCAGCCGCACCTTCCGGGACGCCTACGGCATGTCCCCCAGCGCATGGCAGAGTTCGACGAGGTGA
- a CDS encoding AfsR/SARP family transcriptional regulator, producing the protein MELEPVRFSVLGPVRAWRAGTELDLGRPQERALLALLLARADQPVGMGEIVGALWGHGPPHSAVNVVHRLVGALRRLLEPGLPARATGHWLVRDAGGYRLLTDSGSLDLLRFRELRDQARQAAAEGVPARSAELFAEALSLWQGPVATGIGAEVRAHAAFGLLGREYVTAVQEAADAALLAGLPGTVLPALQRAAAEHPLDEPLLSRLILALAADARRAEALSTYREACARLAGELGIDAGPELREAHRTVLLNDPATAATDVSRTVVAETGAVASEAGETGRDSADPRTPPVPTPAQLPHDLPTFTGREPELDEALGPLTGERAPAETVVIGAIGGMAGIGKTTLAVHWAHQVADQFPDGQLYVNLRGFDPSGAVMNPAEAVRGFLDTLGVPPERVPHGVDAQAALYRSLLAGRRFLVLLDNARDTDQVKPLLPGTPGCLTLVTSRNQLSGLVAAHGARSLTLRPFDAGQARAFLARRLGAARIDAEPWAVAEITALCAGLPLALACVAARAATHPDFTLSAIAAELREAHGSLEAFARPDTSADVGAVFSWSLAAVSAPAARLFRLLALHPGPDLSVPAAAALAGRPVRATRRLLGELTGVHLLNEHAPGRYAFHDLLRAHATELVHTQDCEEERGAAVRRLFEHCLHTARAAGLLLAPHDDPMPLEPPAPESVPEPLADDTAALAWLAAEYAGLLAVVDAAVGSGHDRLACLLAWSLEPFFDRRGAWHDWAVVEQTALDAAERLGDPAMKARGLRALARAEGRLGLHDRSRPRLERALELFTGLGDAVGRADTHRSLGWESEQRGDLSGALRHNQLALELFRSAGLRAAQASVLNSVGWYHALLGEHRQALSHCFEALTMLQDLGDRYGQAGTWDSIAYAYQHLGRHPHALLGYRNALSLYRELGVPYPEADTLTRLGDTHLAMGNHASARASWRAALVLLTGLGHPDAEQVRARLRERAERLGSA; encoded by the coding sequence TTGGAGCTGGAGCCGGTGCGGTTCTCGGTTCTGGGGCCGGTCCGTGCCTGGCGGGCGGGAACGGAACTGGACCTGGGGCGTCCTCAGGAGAGGGCGCTGCTGGCGCTGCTGCTGGCGCGGGCCGATCAACCGGTCGGCATGGGCGAGATCGTGGGCGCGCTGTGGGGGCACGGCCCGCCGCACAGCGCCGTCAACGTGGTGCACCGTCTCGTCGGTGCGCTGCGCCGGCTGCTGGAGCCCGGACTGCCCGCACGGGCGACGGGCCACTGGCTGGTACGGGACGCGGGCGGCTACCGGCTGCTCACCGACAGCGGCTCCCTGGACCTCCTGCGCTTCCGTGAACTGCGGGACCAGGCCCGGCAGGCCGCCGCGGAGGGGGTGCCCGCACGCAGCGCGGAGCTGTTCGCCGAGGCGCTGTCCCTGTGGCAGGGGCCGGTCGCGACCGGGATCGGCGCGGAGGTACGGGCGCACGCGGCGTTCGGCCTGCTCGGCCGCGAGTACGTCACCGCCGTGCAGGAGGCGGCCGACGCGGCGCTGCTCGCCGGTCTCCCCGGCACGGTCCTGCCCGCATTGCAAAGGGCCGCCGCCGAGCATCCATTGGACGAACCGCTGCTGTCACGGCTGATTCTCGCGCTGGCCGCCGACGCTCGTCGTGCCGAGGCGCTGAGCACCTACCGGGAGGCCTGTGCCCGGCTCGCCGGTGAGCTGGGCATCGACGCGGGTCCGGAGCTGCGCGAAGCCCACCGGACGGTGCTGCTGAACGACCCCGCCACGGCGGCTACGGACGTATCCCGGACGGTCGTGGCCGAGACGGGCGCGGTCGCCTCCGAGGCCGGTGAAACGGGCCGGGACTCCGCCGATCCACGGACGCCTCCGGTGCCGACTCCCGCCCAACTCCCCCACGACCTGCCGACGTTCACCGGGCGGGAACCCGAACTGGACGAGGCACTCGGGCCGCTCACCGGTGAGAGGGCGCCCGCGGAGACGGTGGTGATCGGCGCCATCGGCGGCATGGCCGGAATCGGGAAGACCACACTGGCCGTGCACTGGGCCCATCAGGTCGCCGACCAATTCCCCGACGGGCAGCTCTACGTCAATCTGCGGGGGTTCGACCCGTCAGGCGCCGTCATGAACCCGGCCGAGGCCGTGCGCGGGTTCCTGGACACACTGGGCGTGCCGCCCGAGCGCGTCCCGCACGGCGTGGACGCCCAAGCCGCGCTCTACCGCAGCCTGTTGGCCGGGCGTCGCTTCCTCGTCCTGCTGGACAACGCCCGCGACACCGACCAGGTGAAACCGCTGCTCCCCGGCACCCCCGGGTGTCTCACCCTCGTCACCAGCCGCAACCAGCTGTCCGGGCTGGTGGCCGCGCACGGAGCCCGCTCACTGACCCTGCGTCCCTTCGACGCCGGCCAGGCCCGCGCCTTCCTCGCCCGGCGGCTGGGCGCCGCGCGCATCGACGCCGAGCCCTGGGCCGTGGCCGAGATCACCGCTCTGTGCGCCGGGCTGCCGCTCGCCCTGGCCTGCGTCGCCGCCCGCGCGGCCACCCACCCCGACTTCACCCTGTCGGCGATCGCCGCCGAACTGCGCGAGGCGCACGGCAGTCTGGAGGCCTTCGCCCGCCCCGACACCTCGGCGGACGTCGGCGCGGTCTTCTCCTGGTCCCTGGCCGCCGTCTCCGCCCCGGCCGCCCGGCTCTTCCGGCTGCTCGCCCTGCATCCCGGCCCCGACCTCTCCGTACCGGCCGCGGCCGCCCTCGCCGGACGTCCGGTGCGCGCAACCCGGCGGCTGCTGGGCGAACTGACCGGCGTCCACCTCCTCAACGAACACGCTCCCGGCCGGTACGCCTTCCACGACCTGCTGCGCGCCCACGCCACCGAACTCGTCCACACCCAGGACTGCGAGGAGGAGCGTGGCGCGGCCGTCCGGCGGCTGTTCGAGCACTGTCTGCACACCGCCCGCGCGGCCGGTCTGCTGCTCGCCCCGCACGACGACCCGATGCCGCTGGAGCCGCCCGCTCCCGAGAGCGTCCCCGAGCCGCTCGCCGACGACACCGCCGCACTGGCCTGGCTCGCGGCCGAATACGCGGGGCTGCTCGCCGTCGTCGACGCGGCCGTGGGCTCCGGTCACGACCGGCTCGCCTGTCTGCTCGCCTGGTCCCTCGAGCCCTTCTTCGACCGGCGCGGAGCCTGGCACGACTGGGCGGTCGTCGAACAGACCGCGCTCGACGCCGCCGAGCGGCTCGGGGACCCGGCGATGAAGGCCCGCGGACTGCGGGCGTTGGCCCGCGCGGAGGGCAGGCTGGGCCTGCACGACCGCTCGCGCCCGCGTCTCGAACGCGCTCTGGAGCTCTTCACCGGGCTGGGAGACGCGGTCGGACGGGCCGACACCCACCGAAGTCTGGGCTGGGAGAGCGAGCAGCGGGGCGACCTGTCCGGTGCCCTGCGCCACAACCAGCTGGCCCTGGAGCTGTTCCGGAGCGCCGGCCTGCGAGCCGCACAGGCCAGCGTCCTCAACTCCGTGGGCTGGTACCACGCCCTGCTCGGCGAGCACCGGCAGGCGCTGAGTCACTGTTTCGAGGCCCTGACCATGCTTCAGGACCTGGGGGACCGCTACGGCCAGGCGGGCACCTGGGACAGCATCGCCTACGCCTACCAGCACCTGGGCCGCCATCCGCACGCCCTGCTCGGCTACCGCAACGCGCTCTCCCTCTACCGGGAGCTCGGGGTGCCGTATCCGGAGGCCGACACCCTCACCCGCCTCGGCGACACCCACCTCGCGATGGGCAACCACGCGAGCGCCCGCGCATCCTGGCGGGCGGCCCTCGTCCTGCTCACCGGACTCGGCCACCCCGACGCCGAACAGGTCCGCGCCCGACTGCGTGAACGCGCCGAGCGACTCGGCTCCGCCTGA
- a CDS encoding LysR family transcriptional regulator — protein sequence MFEIDALRLLVTVADTGSFTGAAVRLNYTQSAVSRRIAALEQQAGGPLFDRLPRGVRLNPAGRALRRHAVDVLNRLSRAEQELTVIHAGHGGMLRVGAFATANISLVPAALREFGRARPDVSVVAVEGRSATLMERLAEGELDLAVVSDYPSGLPSADGITTAALLEDELFVALHREHPLAGAGSIDLRDLRDEAWLQDAYGDRPTMLADACARAGFSPRKIIRIAEWTGKFGYAAAGLGVALVPSLAAWAVPAELALCRLDDPALRRTIHLALPAAPLPAALKLRDLLREHAEDRLGTLP from the coding sequence GTGTTCGAGATCGACGCGCTGCGTCTGCTGGTGACCGTGGCCGACACCGGGTCGTTCACCGGCGCCGCGGTCCGGCTCAACTACACGCAGTCCGCGGTGTCCCGGCGGATCGCCGCCCTGGAACAGCAGGCAGGTGGGCCGCTGTTCGACCGGCTCCCCCGTGGAGTACGGCTGAATCCCGCGGGTCGGGCGCTGCGACGCCACGCCGTGGACGTACTGAACCGTCTGTCGCGGGCGGAGCAGGAGCTGACCGTGATCCACGCGGGCCACGGCGGGATGCTCCGTGTGGGAGCTTTCGCGACCGCGAACATCTCGTTGGTGCCCGCCGCCCTGCGGGAGTTCGGGCGGGCCAGGCCGGACGTCTCGGTCGTCGCGGTCGAAGGCCGCAGCGCCACGCTGATGGAGCGCCTCGCGGAGGGGGAGCTCGACCTCGCCGTGGTCAGCGACTATCCGTCCGGTCTGCCGTCGGCCGACGGCATCACGACGGCCGCGCTGCTGGAGGACGAGTTGTTCGTCGCCCTCCACCGCGAGCATCCCCTGGCCGGGGCCGGCTCGATCGACCTGCGCGATCTGCGCGACGAGGCATGGCTCCAGGACGCGTACGGCGACCGTCCCACGATGCTCGCCGACGCCTGTGCCCGGGCCGGCTTCAGCCCCAGGAAGATCATCAGAATCGCGGAGTGGACCGGCAAGTTCGGCTACGCGGCCGCAGGGCTGGGAGTGGCGCTCGTCCCTTCGCTGGCCGCCTGGGCGGTCCCGGCCGAACTCGCCCTGTGCCGCCTCGACGACCCCGCTCTGCGACGGACGATCCACCTGGCGCTGCCCGCCGCCCCGCTCCCGGCGGCACTGAAACTACGGGATTTGCTGCGCGAGCATGCTGAGGACCGTCTCGGGACGCTCCCGTAG